The following are encoded in a window of Balaenoptera ricei isolate mBalRic1 chromosome 1, mBalRic1.hap2, whole genome shotgun sequence genomic DNA:
- the FMO5 gene encoding flavin-containing monooxygenase 5 isoform X1, whose protein sequence is MTKKRIAVIGGGVSGLTSIKCCLEEGLEPVCFEGTDDIGGLWRFQEEPEEGRASIYKSLIINTSKEMMCFSDYPIPDHYPNFMHNSQVLEYFRMYAKEFDLLKYIRFKTTVCCVKKQPDFSTSGQWEVVTESEGKKEVNVFDGVMVCTGHHTNAYLPLETFPGIEKFKGQYFHSRDYKNSESFTGKRVIIIGIGNSGGDLAVEVSHTAKQVFLSTRRGAWIFNRVGDYGYPFDVLYSSRFQYFMKKICGQSLANIFLEKKMNQRFDHEIFGLKPKHRALSQHPTVNDFLPNCIISGLVKVKSNVKEFTETAAIFEDGSREDDIDAVIFATGYSFAFPFLEDSVKVVKNKISLYKKVFPPNLEKPTLAIIGLIQPLGAIMPISELQGRWVTQVFKGIKTLPSQNEMIKEIAKVQEDMGKRYVDSQRHTIQGDYIDTMDELADLVGVRPNLLSLAFTDPKLALQLFWGPCTPIQYRLQGPGKWDGARKAIFTTEDRIRKPLMTRVIESNNSTTSTITMARFMLAVAFFAIIMTYF, encoded by the exons ATGACCAAGAAAAGAATTGCTGTGATTGGAGGAGGAGTGAGTGGGCTCACGTCTATCAAGTGCTGCCTGGAAGAAGGCTTGGAGCCCGTCTGCTTTGAAGGGACTGATGACATCGGAGGGCTGTGGAGGTTTCAG GAAGAACCTGAAGAAGGAAGGGCCAGTATTTACAAGTCACTGATCATCAACACTTCTAAGGAGATGATGTGCTTCAGTGACTATCCCATCCCAGATCACTATCCTAACTTCATGCACAACTCCCAGGTCCTGGAGTATTTCAGGATGTATGCCAAAGAATTTGACCTTCTAAAGTACATTCGATTTAAG ACCACCGTGTGCTGTGTGAAGAAGCAGCCTGATTTCTCCACTTCAGGCCAATGGGAGGTGGTCACAGAATCTGAAGGGAAAAAGGAGGTGAATGTCTTCGATGGAGTTATGGTTTGCACTGGCCATCACACCAATGCTTACTTACCCTTGGAAACCTTCCCTG GAATTGAGAAGTTCAAAGGACAATACTTCCATAGTCGAGATTATAAGAATTCAGAGAGTTTCACTGGAAAGAGAGTCATTATAATTGGCATTGGGAATTCTGGAGGCGATCTGGCTGTGGAAGTTAGCCATACAGCCAAGCAG GTTTTCCTCAGCACCAGAAGAGGGGCTTGGATCTTCAATCGTGTCGGAGACTATGGATATCCTTTTGATGTGTTATACTCTTCTCGATTTCAATATTTTATGAAGAAGATTTGTGGTCAATCATtagcaaatatatttttggaaaaaaagatgaaCCAAAGGTTTGATCATGAAATATTTGGCCTGAAGCCTAAACACAG AGCTCTGAGTCAGCATCCAACGGTAAATGACTTTCTGCCAAATTGTATAATTTCTGGCTTGGTGAAGGTGAAATCAAACGTGAAGGAATTCACAGAGACAGCGGCCATATTTGAGGATGGCTCCAGGGAAGATGACATTGATGCTGTTATCTTTGCTACAGGCTATAGCTTTGCCTTTCCTTTTCTTGAAGATTCTGTCAAAGTAGTCAAAAACAAGATATCTCTGTATAAGAAGGTCTTCCCTCCTAACCTAGAAAAGCCAACTCTTGCAATCATAGGCTTGATCCAGCCCTTGGGTGCCATTATGCCCATTTCAGAGCTCCAAGGACGCTGGGTCACTCAAGTATTTAAAG ggATAAAGACATTACCCTcacaaaatgaaatgataaaagaaatagCTAAGGTTCAAGAGGATATGGGCAAAAG GTATGTGGACAGCCAACGCCATACCATTCAGGGAGACTATATAGATACCATGGATGAGCTTGCTGATCTGGTGGGCGTCAGGCCCAATCTACTGTCCCTGGCCTTCACTGACCCCAAATTGGCATTACAGTTATTTTGGGGACCCTGTACTCCAATCCAGTATCGGCTACAGGGCCCTGGAAAGTGGGATGGAGCTCGAAAAGCTATCTTCACCACAGAAGATCGTATCAGGAAGCCGCTAATGACAAGAGTAATTGAAAGCAACAATTCCACAACTTCAACAATAACAATGGCCAGGTTTATGCTGGCTGTGGCTTTCTTTGCTATAATTATGACCTATTTTTAG
- the FMO5 gene encoding flavin-containing monooxygenase 5 isoform X2, producing the protein MTKKRIAVIGGGVSGLTSIKCCLEEGLEPVCFEGTDDIGGLWRFQEEPEEGRASIYKSLIINTSKEMMCFSDYPIPDHYPNFMHNSQVLEYFRMYAKEFDLLKYIRFKTTVCCVKKQPDFSTSGQWEVVTESEGKKEVNVFDGVMVCTGHHTNAYLPLETFPGIEKFKGQYFHSRDYKNSESFTGKRVIIIGIGNSGGDLAVEVSHTAKQVFLSTRRGAWIFNRVGDYGYPFDVLYSSRFQYFMKKICGQSLANIFLEKKMNQRFDHEIFGLKPKHRALSQHPTVNDFLPNCIISGLVKVKSNVKEFTETAAIFEDGSREDDIDAVIFATGYSFAFPFLEDSVKVVKNKISLYKKVFPPNLEKPTLAIIGLIQPLGAIMPISELQGRWVTQVFKGIKTLPSQNEMIKEIAKVQEDMGKSLTMRKTSDKPTFRNILQNT; encoded by the exons ATGACCAAGAAAAGAATTGCTGTGATTGGAGGAGGAGTGAGTGGGCTCACGTCTATCAAGTGCTGCCTGGAAGAAGGCTTGGAGCCCGTCTGCTTTGAAGGGACTGATGACATCGGAGGGCTGTGGAGGTTTCAG GAAGAACCTGAAGAAGGAAGGGCCAGTATTTACAAGTCACTGATCATCAACACTTCTAAGGAGATGATGTGCTTCAGTGACTATCCCATCCCAGATCACTATCCTAACTTCATGCACAACTCCCAGGTCCTGGAGTATTTCAGGATGTATGCCAAAGAATTTGACCTTCTAAAGTACATTCGATTTAAG ACCACCGTGTGCTGTGTGAAGAAGCAGCCTGATTTCTCCACTTCAGGCCAATGGGAGGTGGTCACAGAATCTGAAGGGAAAAAGGAGGTGAATGTCTTCGATGGAGTTATGGTTTGCACTGGCCATCACACCAATGCTTACTTACCCTTGGAAACCTTCCCTG GAATTGAGAAGTTCAAAGGACAATACTTCCATAGTCGAGATTATAAGAATTCAGAGAGTTTCACTGGAAAGAGAGTCATTATAATTGGCATTGGGAATTCTGGAGGCGATCTGGCTGTGGAAGTTAGCCATACAGCCAAGCAG GTTTTCCTCAGCACCAGAAGAGGGGCTTGGATCTTCAATCGTGTCGGAGACTATGGATATCCTTTTGATGTGTTATACTCTTCTCGATTTCAATATTTTATGAAGAAGATTTGTGGTCAATCATtagcaaatatatttttggaaaaaaagatgaaCCAAAGGTTTGATCATGAAATATTTGGCCTGAAGCCTAAACACAG AGCTCTGAGTCAGCATCCAACGGTAAATGACTTTCTGCCAAATTGTATAATTTCTGGCTTGGTGAAGGTGAAATCAAACGTGAAGGAATTCACAGAGACAGCGGCCATATTTGAGGATGGCTCCAGGGAAGATGACATTGATGCTGTTATCTTTGCTACAGGCTATAGCTTTGCCTTTCCTTTTCTTGAAGATTCTGTCAAAGTAGTCAAAAACAAGATATCTCTGTATAAGAAGGTCTTCCCTCCTAACCTAGAAAAGCCAACTCTTGCAATCATAGGCTTGATCCAGCCCTTGGGTGCCATTATGCCCATTTCAGAGCTCCAAGGACGCTGGGTCACTCAAGTATTTAAAG ggATAAAGACATTACCCTcacaaaatgaaatgataaaagaaatagCTAAGGTTCAAGAGGATATGGGCAAAAG